The following coding sequences are from one Zonotrichia leucophrys gambelii isolate GWCS_2022_RI unplaced genomic scaffold, RI_Zleu_2.0 Scaffold_429_43209, whole genome shotgun sequence window:
- the LOC135441687 gene encoding olfactory receptor 14J1-like — protein sequence MSNSSSIRHFLLLALADTRQLQLLHFCLLLGISLAALLGNGLIISAVACSHHLHTPMFFFLLNLALSDLGSICTTVPKAMHNSLWDTRNISYIGCATQVFFFLFFISTEFYLLTIMCYDRYVSICKPLHYGTLLGSRACAHMAAAAWASGFLTALLHTANTFSLPLCHGNALGQFFCEVPQILKLSCSHSYLRELGLLAASVCLNFGCFVFIVFSYVQIFKAVLRIPSEQGRHKAFSTCLPHLAVLSLFLSTGTFAYLKPPSISSPSLDLALSVPYSVLPPALNPLIYSLRNQELKAAVRRMMTGWFQKH from the coding sequence atgtccaacagcagctccatcaggcacttcctcctgctggcactggcagacacgcggcagctgcagctcctgcacttctgcctcttgctgggcatctccctggctgccctcctgggcaacggcctcatcatcagcgccgtagcctgcagccaccacctgcacacacccatgttcttcttcctgctcaacctggccctcagtgacctgggctccatctgcaccactgtccccaaagccatgcacaattccctctgggacaccaggaacatctcctacatAGGATGCGCTACAcaggtctttttctttctgttcttcatttcaACAGAGTTTTatctcctgaccatcatgtgctacgaccgctacgtgtccatctgcaaacccctgcactacgggaccctcctgggcagcagagcttgtgcccacatggcagcagctgcctgggccagcggctttctcactgctctgctgcacacagccaatacattttccctgcccctgtgccatggcaatgccctgggccagttctttTGTGAAGTgccccagatcctcaagctctcctgctcacactcctaCCTCAGGGAACTAGGCCTTCTTGCTGCTAGTGTCTGTTTAAATTTcggttgttttgtgttcattgttttctcttatGTGCAGATTTTcaaggctgtgctgaggattccctctgagcagggacggcacaaagccttttccacctgcctccctcacctggccgtgctctccctgttcctcagcactggcacatttgcctacctgaagcccccctccatctccagCCCATcgctggatctggccctgtcagttccATACTCAGTgttgcctccagccctgaaccccctcatctacagcctgaggaaccaggagctcaaggctgctgtgaggagaaTGATGACAGGAtggtttcagaaacattaa